From a single Nicotiana tomentosiformis chromosome 2, ASM39032v3, whole genome shotgun sequence genomic region:
- the LOC104107822 gene encoding LOW QUALITY PROTEIN: protein DOG1-like 3 (The sequence of the model RefSeq protein was modified relative to this genomic sequence to represent the inferred CDS: inserted 1 base in 1 codon), producing MSSSNNSDRKEEECLHESWLNLQHEELIELEQAAAQVKNGVKDEHKLKQLIEKIINNFQDYCNNRSRLAQKDASPFFGLNPESASACTPLENSVLXIGGCIPSSFIRLIYALSGMEIESYLTEFLQGIKTGEFHGLTTAQMTVIDKLQTKTIQEERKLCSKLASLQEDIVDQPLASKMMKDHENADEDFDKHSHNMATVMEEADKLRMKTLKQIVSILTPAQAVEYLAAAKKIRLSLKQWGKKRDHEHNN from the exons ATGTCAAGTTCAAACAACAGTGATCGAAAGGAGGAGGAATGCCTACACGAATCTTGGTTGAATCTTCAACATGAAGAACTAATAGAACTTGAACAAGCTGCAGCTCAGGTTAAAAACGGCGTCAAAGATGAACATAAACTCAAACAACTCATTGAAAAGATAATAAACAACTTCCAAGACTACTGTAACAATCGTAGCCGCCTAGCTCAAAAGGACGCATCACCATTCTTT gGTTTAAATCCTGAATCCGCATCTGCATGCACTCCATTGGAGAACTCAGTCC TGATCGGTGGCTGCATACCATCTTCTTTTATACGTCTTATTTACGCTCTCAGCGGTATGGAAATTGAGTCTTATCTCACTGAGTTCCTTCAGGGGATCAAAACTGGCGAATTTCACGGGTTAACGACGGCACAAATGACCGTAATCGACAAGCTGCAGACAAAGACGATTCAAGAAGAGAGGAAGCTTTGTTCAAAATTGGCTAGCTTGCAAGAAGACATAGTCGACCAGCCATTAGCCAGCAAGATGATGAAAGATCATGAGAATGCAGATGAAGATTTTGATAAGCATAGCCACAATATGGCAACAGTAATGGAAGAAGCTGATAAGTTGAGGATGAAGACACTGAAGCAAATTGTGAGCATACTTACACCGGCTCAGGCGGTGGAATACTTAGCAGCAGCCAAGAAGATTAGGCTTTCTTTGAAACAATGGGGAAAGAAGAGGGATCACGAGCATAACAACTAA